The sequence ATACCACCTCCGAAGCCATATTCACATACGCGGGTGCCAGCCAAATCGACCATGGATGAGCTCAAATGTCCTGCCATGATAACGGAGAATGTCTTTAATGAGGCTCTACAAGAACGCTTACGTGCAATACGTGCACAGGAGTCTCTGTTGCAACAAAGAGGGCTCAGCTTAGATACGCGCACGCAGGAATTAAATGAGAGAGAAAAGCGGTTGCAACAGTTAGAAATTACGTTACATAAACGAGAACTGGAATTGGAAGTGAAGGAAAAAGCCGTGACCGCTGAAGCGACTCGTATTGCAGCAGAAAGTCGAAGCGCTCAAATCTCTGCGCCTCCTCCGATACCGCCCCGAAAGTCCAGCATTAACAAACATGACGGAACTTATTGCAGCATCGATGACACCCAATTGGAATCACCTACAATAGCAAAGCTAAGTTTGCCCTTCGCCAAGTCGCTTCCTACCCTTCGTCGGGTTACCTTCCAGTCAccgaaaaagtttataaattataatatcgAAAATATTCCTATCGACACTGCTCAAGTGATGAATGTGAAATCGACAAAGGTGAACACTAAAGACCAGCCTACACAACTTCAAAGCAGCGTTTCCAGCAAGGATAGTCGGGATTCAGTTGATAGTGGGATCGTCACCAACTCTACAACAAAAGCGGTAGCAAAACCTACACAAACACGACGCCGCTCAATATTATCCACCATATTTGGTCTACATCGGAGTAGCAAAGACTCATCAAAGCCAGACAGCAGCAACCATATTGGAAATGCTAgtgattcaataataaacaaaaacagtaaCCAACTTCCGCATCCATGTTTATCCACAGGCAAAGCCCACACGCCATTCGCACCACGTGACGGCCAGGTACTGGCCAAGTGCGAGACATCCGAGCTTAGTAATATTTGGACTATGGAACACAAACGCGCAGCCTTTGACATGTTGGCCGCAATGAATGCCGGTCAAAACGGCGCTGGTGCAGCGCAAACAGGTGTTGTGCAATACACTAGGCTCTCCTCAAACACTGTCACCACCGTTGGACGCCAAAAATTCAGACAATCCACTCGTGAACGCCATAGCGCCACTTTGCGACGTCATCATCAGATCCGGCGTTCGTTAATGGTACCTTCGCAGTCAAGCGTGCATGCGGCAGCAGCCAGTGCCGGTGCGGTTTCCACTACACGCAGCAATGGCAGTCGCGAGAAAATGCTTGTTTAGAAAATAATTCTCAGTGTTGCTTAAGCGGTAATGAAGAATTCTGAAACTATTTCcagaatttattcaaaacgTTGTAtaccatatgtgcatatgtgtataggCTGCCGTGACGGGCACTCTGTCTAAGCGacaaatacaaatgtatatgtaaacgtGCAAGTAGTCCGGAGGTCGTGGCACTTCGGATATTAAAGATTAGAATGAAGCAATAAATGTTTCCTTCCCCAAGGAAAATGAAGATGCGCACCATAAAATGTCGAAACTTATCAGAAACCTGCCGAGATTGGTTTAATCCTATTAtaagaaatttagaaattgTGATGCGGAATAAGTTCCCTTTGTCTTTAagatttgtaaaatttgtttaatgtacatatgtaaataaattattgtaattagcggttaaataaatactttcaatattgcataaaaaaagcaaagtttacattttccaaataataaaaataaatgaataaatacttttttctaaAGTAAACTTCCAGAAAAGAATTTAGGTTTAAATAAAAAGGTATCACCAGCTGCAAAAATGTACGTTTAGTATGAATATTAATCTCTTCTGAAAGCTTCgaaacatttatatatacaaggCGCATACTTTGATCTTGACTTAAGCGCGGTATGAGCGAAAAATTTTAGAGGTACCTAAACTCGTGATTTGTCTTTTtggctacgtatgtatgtacatgtgattGTACGTATAAACAAGTATCTAAAGTAAAATATGCTCATCTTTCTCATCCTTTGAACCATCGTCACGAAttctaaacaattattttgcgttgttattattgttgcacTTTCGACCTATTCTCTCAATACCAACTGTGTAGTTCACGTTTCAACACAAGGGAAGCGAACGTTACTTGTCGAAGAGGACGAGGCTCGTTAGGAAATCCAATTCGAAATTGAATATGCACACATAGATGtctacatttatatatacatatgtataggtatgtggACATATACAGTGTTGGCCAGTACTTTAGCACCccatcaggaaatatttttcatggacCAAAAATAACAGTTAACTCGATATTACAAATTGAAAACTATCCCAAATTCTGAATTTTAACGAAGAAGTTGTTTCATTATAGTTATTagatgaaaaatactttttccgtTACCAATAAGAGTTATTTTCcaacatttactttttacgttGCCAATGTACATCCATTCGTTCGATTGTCAATTTCGAACTTTGCGAGCGAGTGGTACATTGAGTGCTGAGATTGTGGCTCCATGATATTGTTATTCCATGGTTCAAGTAagagataaaattaaatgaaactgaATAAGAGAGTAAAATATGCTAAGTGATAAACATCTGTGTTATAGAGACAAGGGGATTATATAAAGATTACATAGTTTACTACTAATTTACTACTATTTCCAAAGCTTCTCACTCCATGTTGATTTTCAAGAGGTCAGGAAATTGGGTAGGCtaataaagaactttttttattgctctGAAGCTAGGCTTTCCACACTTTACAGACATTTTTTTGGATAGTTGTCCTGTTGGAGTCtctcttttaaaatatatttcttcatctacatacattaaatttttaatgatatgtggcacacaataacattttttaagcaaGAGCTATTGCATTCGAGAGAAAAGCTATGaattactcagttttataatagaCTAAAATACTTGCTCTTTCCATTGTTCTTATCTTATAGAAAACTTTAAGGCAATTTGTGGCTCGAAAACTTATAagaataaaaacgaaaattgcCTACATCAAATGATACCGCACATATGCATATCCTTACATATCCTTTTCAAGTTTCTTcagtaaaatatatgtatatgtatattagggcgggtcgatttgaaaatcgctcattgctctgtgaaaatcgtattctagggatcaaaataagaaactttgccgagggaaccatacctctaaaacgaattctgatgtcccccaatttgggtcgaacgataaatcccactttgacccatttagagtgctacaatcgaatccaaatgtatgaccgacctccACTAACTTTGGGCGGCCGATCcccccatgccagtggcacaccccctggaactcccctggggggttccccatacaatcatttcaaaatatcaccatttttggcctttacatgagaaaagaaactaaaaagttcgacccaaattgggggacatcagaattcgttttaaaggtatggttccttcggcaaagtttcttattttgatctctagaatatgattttcacagagcaataggcgatttttttgcctccccacaaatcaacccggcctaatgtatataATTAGTGCTTACTTAGTAAAGGGTTATTGCATGTTtggcggtgtgcgtcttgatgttggagggacctgcagtttcaagccgacttctaacgtcagatggttttttatgaggagctgtttcatgggagaaatacactccgaggtttgccattgcctgccgagggccgaccgctattagaaaaaaactttctatcatttggtgattCATGCTCGGAATTTCGAGACTGTGCACTACCGGATGATAGTCAcaaccaacccattcgggtacTGCGGCCGTCGTAAATTGCTCCGGAAAAATACCGAGTGTCAACCTGACATTTACTATATGCATGAAATCCTTATATTAACCTCTGCTTTAGCTTCTACCagtaacgtacatacatatgtatggctgTAAGCAGtagtcttgaaaaaattttatttgccaaTAGCAATCATTtggttaaggggttacatgggtttcgttggatCAAAAAATCGATAGATTTTTCTTTGGCTTAGAAATTaatctacaacatctcaggtaTATTACAATatcttaaattttcaagtcgatccgaataataaattcggagatgcagcctttggaaggtgtgcgctccaagccatatttattgttactcaaaactttaaacgcgtttttctcggaactgtgttttcaaagtcggttgtcaaatgttcgaAAACTACtaaaccgatcttgatgaaattttacacaggtgttcgaaatacaatttactcgtgcttgaacgaaggattttttttttttttttcaaataaaactatttaaaaaaaacaaaatgtcaagcaaatttgaccgagattttaatttttttggaaaaatgtctaccaaaactccaatttttacttttttttcttttttatttcgttcaagcacgagtttatggccttaactaaagcacttatttttgtttttttcatttttgatgatcctgtcaggagttatgctgacaacgcggacgaaCCTTTTTTCGAgcggtcaccggaaatgacgtcacaatggaggaggtttaagtttttttttgaaaatttcagaaattattctttaaatatgtatctataagagagaaaaaagtttgaattaaataaataattttttacatagagaaaaaaatattgaaaataggccttttttacccgacgaaacccatggaaccccataaaaaatttagtacatataatttaataacatACATAGATTTCATTTAGaattttctacatacatatgtttgtatgatatgttgaaaaaatttctaaagGGGTTCTTAAGTATTGGCCAGTACTGCCAATACACATATATTCGTATATtcatgcacacatgcatatatatacgcACAAACAAGTTTTATTTGAGGCACTAACGGCTGGTTTGCGGGCTGCAGGTCATAAATCAGAAGGCACTTGTGAAAGGTTGAGACGAAAGAATTTGGATGCTCTGGTCAAAATTGCAATGCGCTTGTGGCAATGGTCCAGCTTATGACCGTATAACAACGCTGCAGCAGCGCTACATCTCTATATTATAGTTTTACATATGTGCCCATatacacattcacacatacatatgtaatatggATTAAAGCAGTGTTATAAACTAAACAAAATCTTGGTATTTTCTATAACTTTGACCACAGATAAGTAACCAGTGCGTGCTATAtccaaaatatttgtgtatgggTTCTTAACCTTTTAAGCACATATTTATGTCCAACGGGTAATacatttatgtacttatatacttacatatttgtttaattCTTCTCTTGCTGCTACTTTTCCTAATTTTCGTCACTTGTAACACCTTCTTAACATATTATGGAAAGCTGAAGTAAAAAGGAAATCAAATATTCACAAGTCCTGATATTCTGAACAAAAGGGTTTTAAGAAAAGTCGTTAAGAGTTGTGTTAAAATGCCAATTTGAATGGTACTTCTCCTTAGTTTGATTGGTTAGGAAGGAAATAATGGATCTTAGGTGatatgtttacatatttatatatttgcaatcagtcatatttatatattatatttgcaattagtctcaaaactaattctaaaattacgttcacatatgcagtaattagcaataaatccacaaaattaatctacccgttcacatatggcagattaactccaaaattgacaatcagctgctAATACTGctttgaaatgtttttcttcatagaaatagCTTTGCTGgaatattttggtttgtttaattattattaacgatatgaagaaaaggaCAAGGAGAagaaatagttaatttaattgcggAATTGGCTACCactaataaacagttggagaaaATCCGTAAatgacgtttactgaggtttcaaaaaattagggcagcaatacgcatgcgaaatacgatattacattttataataagtaataaggggacaaagcgtttatggacacccgcttttttctgttatattaatgcataattaataatacctaaaaaaatttttattagaattatgtctccaaacctgttttctttgccgacatccaaattttttagtttttactttgacgctCCTCTTTACGatcgtaaaaataattatctataATACGGAAAATACAGGGTTGTATGTAAACAAGTTGGTGacaatctaggattattttataatctcagatttcgggagagaaattttgtatgggtaatctcgctttttaattacggattgggagttaagcacgaacaagtagataatctacttatatgtattATAAAGGCTTACTTACGCCGTATGCTGAAATTAGTATAATCGATGCCAAAAATCTGCTTTGATATGTTTTCAGGTCCCATTAAAGcattaaaattctatttaaaaaaatcatctgACGGACTACACAGCCAGCTATTTGTCTGCGATGGATGGTGTATTGTATTCTGTATATCGTGCAAACAATATTTATGTAAAGAGCAATCTCCCACAGAATCATTTGATATATTAATTTAACTTAAACCTCTCCGTTTATTTAAATATGCGTTTTATTCTTTTATCTGTTTTACTGGTTATTTTATAGTACATGCACATTTAGCAAAAATTGTAATGTTCTAACAAACATTTAATGTTCACATacgtatttggtttaataagtTCAAAATTGGATTTTGTATTACAGTACactattactactactactttttctaaaatttctacaGTAAACCTTTGGTTTTTAtaatatcatttaaaaaaatacttcaaataatgaattttatcTCTTAACTTCATAAGAAGTTATTGGATCAAAATTTTTGGTTCAACGATATTGAAATAGAGTAATCTTAAAGATTGTTTAAAGTAAAATCAAAGTTTCGAAGATCGGGGAAAAAGGGTTTTTTGCTAAAACCTCGGAGAGTTTCTTTCATAGTTTTGCATATTCTTTAGGGGCATTATCCAGGAAACGGCCGCAAttccaaaacaatttttaccgACTCGTTTAGCCGCATTTCTTTTGTTTCTAATTCCTCGATGCTCTTGCTTCTgttagaatatttttaacaaaattggtGACATAAAAAAGAGTGTTCAATCAATTACTCCATCGTGTTGGCACTAGGTTTGGTAGCAAGGGCCATTAaccataatttctttataaatgaaaattctgGCAACAGATTTTAGCAATGCCATTTTCATTGCAAAACTAAATTTGTTCACTTCTCTGCAAACGGGCAGATTTTTTATGGAACTCTTTGGATAAAATTTGGATGAAACATGTAAAATAGATTCAAATAATTCGCTAAATACATGCAAATACGCACATATGTCTCCTTTATTTTCCATGAAACGGGTTTCTGTCCCATACGTCTTGGATGATAACCAAAAATATCCAATTTCAAAGAATTTCGATGTCTAATAATAACTACCAAAGAAATTCCTGCTGCTCATTTTATTAAGCACACTAAATCTTCGTTCCAAAGAATTTATGGACATATAAATTTGTGAGCTAATAATGATTTATATGAAAGCTTTATATATCCTGGcacttatatatatgtttatgttgttgttatagcagtataaatatataaggttTGGCAATGTTGCTGAAGGGCAGTCCTAGATCGGATATAATTCCGGGTCGTTCGGGTGACGTAGAACCAACTCTCACTTGTATATAACTGATCAAGTGCGCCTTCTTAAAGTCTTTGGAAACTATTCAAAAAGAGCTGTTGCTTACGGATTTTATAAACCCCAAATTTAATTTCGTTCTCGGAAAATTGGCTTTAGTGCCTCAACTTAACTTTTTCTATCTAACGAGGTTTTGATAACGTCTAACAAAAGGGACACGAAGGTGCAGAAGTGCAAAGAAGTCCCAGTAAGAGAAACACATAACTTCAACCGTACTGCTTAAGCCTGTACATGCGAACAAACAAACAGTCAATGCTTTCATTGAATTTACAGCGTAAACTAACTTAATTTACCCctgtaaatttgctttttttaatctttaatatttttaggaaTTCCAATATTAGTAAATGACCTTAGCTTTAGCTTTAACGCCATTGCTCAATATATGCGTATcattttttagcaaatataaTTATGATGGCATTTTTCTCCAATTTCAACCGGCTCCATTTAGCATTGATAACAGTGCACGTGTTTCGTTTATaccatttgtatttatttaccaTACAAGTTCGCTTATTTCACATTATTTTAAATGGTACCTCAAATAGACATTCTTCACTtatattccattaaaaaaaaaaatcattaccaAGATGGGGCCCTGCCCTCGGAGCCTTCCGGGCGGCCGAAGAGCGCGCTTTTATCTCGAAACAAAGTCATACGTTCGGTTTCCTTTTTATCAAGGAAATGCCCAATTGCAAAACCAATAATGGGTAGCACACCCAGAATGTAGTTTTTGCCTGAGCCAAGCATCTTGCTGTTGGTTATGCTGTATTTCTAATCCGTTAACAATTCACTTTCCTTCGCAAGTttgcgttgttgttttttccAGGCTTGAGTGTGCGTCCAGTCGGCCAAAATTGTTGTCACAGTAAATGTGGGGAAGAATATAACAGCTCCGTACTTTCTCGCAAAGCGGGCAACAGTCATAACACCTGAAAGGAAAGATGTCAGCAATGAAAATTACGTAAGTCCGTTCACAAAGAGTTTTTAGAGCTTGACTGCAAATGTTTGCTGTATTTTACAGGACAGATTTAATAATGAATTGCTATTATTTAAAaagcaacattaaaaataaggt comes from Anastrepha ludens isolate Willacy chromosome 3, idAnaLude1.1, whole genome shotgun sequence and encodes:
- the LOC128856633 gene encoding uncharacterized protein LOC128856633 is translated as MTVARFARKYGAVIFFPTFTVTTILADWTHTQAWKKQQRKLAKESELLTD
- the LOC128856632 gene encoding NADH dehydrogenase [ubiquinone] 1 beta subcomplex subunit 1, which gives rise to MLGSGKNYILGVLPIIGFAIGHFLDKKETERMTLFRDKSALFGRPEGSEGRAPSW